A DNA window from Hordeum vulgare subsp. vulgare chromosome 1H, MorexV3_pseudomolecules_assembly, whole genome shotgun sequence contains the following coding sequences:
- the LOC123442843 gene encoding GDSL esterase/lipase 7 has protein sequence MAPLLALLPLLLLLSAPPLSAAASTPRSAPPSAPPTPLVPALFVIGDSTSDVGTNNYLGTLARADREPYGRDFDTHRPTGRFSNGRIPVDYLAEKLGLPFVPPYLEQSMRMGVGSVGLSNIGGMIQGVNYASAAAGILSSSGSELGMHVSLTQQVQQVEDTYEQLALALGEAATVDLFKRSVFFVSIGSNDFIHYYLRNVSGVQMHYLPWEFNQLLVNAVRQEIKNLYNINVRKVVLMGLPPVGCAPHFLSDYGSQNGECIDYINNVVIEFNYGLRYMSSEFLRQYPDSMISYCDTFEGSVDILENRDRYGFLTTTDACCGLGKYGGLFICVLPQMACSDASSHVWWDEFHPTDAVNRILAENVWSGEHTRMCYPVNLQEMVKLKQ, from the exons ATGGCGCCTCTCCTcgctctcctccccctcctcctcctcctctccgccccaCCTCTCTCCGCAGCCGCCTCGACTCCCCGGTCCGCGCCGCCGTCGGCGCCCCCCACCCCGCTCGTCCCCGCGCTCTTCGTCATCGGCGACTCCACGTCGGACGTCGGCACCAACAACTACCTCGGCACGCTCGCCCGCGCCGACCGCGAGCCCTACGGGCGGGACTTCGACACCCACCGCCCCACCGGACGCTTCTCCAACGGCCGCATCCCCGTCGACTACCTCG CGGAGAAACTGGGACTTCCCTTCGTGCCTCCGTACCTCGAGCAGAGCATGCGCATGGGCGTCGGCAGTGTTGGCCTCAGCAACATTGGCGGAATGATCCAAGGCGTCAACTACGCTTCCGCGGCAGCCGGCATTCTCTCCAGCAGTGGCTCTGAGCTG GGGATGCATGTCTCGCTGACCcagcaggtgcagcaggttgaggatacATATGAGCAGTTGGCGCTTGCTCTTGGGGAGGCAGCTACAGTCGACTTGTTCAAGAGGTCGGTCTTCTTTGTGTCGATCGGGAGCAACGACTTCATCCACTACTACCTGCGCAATGTGTCAGGCGTGCAGATGCATTATCTCCCATGGGAGTTCAATCAGCTCCTTGTTAACGCAGTGAGGCAGGAAATCAAG AATCTGTACAATATCAATGTTCGAAAGGTCGTGCTGATGGGCCTTCCTCCTGTTGGCTGTGCCCCTCACTTCCTTTCGGATTACGGCAGCCAAAATGGGGAATGCATCGATTACATCAACAATGTTGTGATCGAGTTTAACTATGGCCTGAGATACATGTCCAGCGAGTTCCTCCGCCAGTACCCTGACTCTATGATCAGTTACTGTGATACATTTGAGGGGTCAGTTGACATACTAGAGAACCGTGACCGCTATG GCTTTCTGACCACCACCGATGCTTGCTGTGGGCTTGGCAAGTATGGCGGCCTATTCATATGTGTTCTTCCACAGATGGCGTGCAGCGACGCGTCAAGCCATGTGTGGTGGGATGAATTCCACCCGACAGATGCTGTGAACCGGATCCTGGCAGAAAACGTGTGGTCCGGTGAGCACACCAGGATGTGCTATCCAGTGAACTTGCAGGAGATGGTGAAACTGAAGCAGTAG
- the LOC123442850 gene encoding calcineurin B-like protein 7: MGCASSKQFKRAPRHEDAALLAKETTFSLNEVEALYELYKKISYSIFKDGLIHKEEFQLALFRNSNRKNLFADRIFDLFDLKRNGVIEFEEFVRSLHIFHPDTPMADKIAFAFRLYDLRGTGSIEREELKEMVLAILNESDLLLSDDAVEQIVDQTFKQADLNSDGRIDPDEWKEFASKNPALLKNMTLPYLKDITMSFPSFVVYSGAGDEEL, translated from the exons ATGGGGTGTGCATCGTCGAAGCAGTTCAAACGAGCTCCACGGCATGAGGATGCGGCTCTTCTGGCCAAAGAGACCACAT TTTCTCTGAATGAAGTGGAGGCCCTCTACGAGTTGTACAAAAAGATTAGCTATTCTATATTCAAGGATGGGCTTATTCACAAG GAGGAGTTCCAACTTGCTCTCTTCAGGAACAGCAACCGGAAAAACCTTTTCGCTGATCGG ATATTTGATCTGTTTGATCTGAAGCGAAATGGTGTGATTGAATTCGAGGAGTTTGTTCGGTCCCTCCACATTTTTCACCCGGATACACCCATGGCAGACAAGATTGCAT TTGCATTCAGACTATACGATCTGCGAGGCACCGGCAGCATTGAACGTGAAGAG TTGAAGGAAATGGTGCTTGCAATCCTGAACGAGTCAGACCTACTTCTTTCTGATGATGCTGTCGAACAGATTGTAGATCAG ACATTCAAGCAGGCAGACCTGAACAGCGACGGGAGGATAGACCCCGACGAATGGAAAGAGTTTGCAAGTAAAAATCCAGCCCTGCTGAAGAACATGACTCTCCCATACCTAAA GGACATAACCATGTCATTCCCCAGCTTTGTTGTCTACTCTGGAGCCGGCGACGAAGAGTTGTAG